A single window of Desulfovibrio sp. G11 DNA harbors:
- a CDS encoding pyridoxamine 5'-phosphate oxidase family protein, with protein MRKKNRECNDPAFFDEVFAAADEIFLAMHDGDYPYVLPLNFARLGQVIYIHCALEGHKLDCIRQNPRVAFTIIADVTIHREKSTTYFKSLCGKGLARIVEDEAEKGRALDAIAVRYAALCPQPAPSASIRRTGIVRIDIEELVGKRRQPSGAA; from the coding sequence ATGCGCAAGAAAAATCGTGAATGTAATGATCCGGCCTTTTTCGATGAAGTCTTCGCCGCAGCCGACGAAATCTTTCTCGCCATGCATGACGGAGACTACCCCTATGTGCTGCCGCTGAATTTCGCCCGCCTGGGGCAGGTCATCTACATCCATTGCGCTCTTGAGGGGCACAAGCTGGACTGTATCCGGCAGAATCCCCGTGTGGCCTTTACCATCATTGCGGACGTAACCATACACCGCGAAAAATCCACCACGTACTTCAAATCGCTCTGCGGCAAGGGGCTTGCCCGCATTGTTGAAGACGAGGCCGAAAAAGGTCGCGCGCTCGATGCCATTGCCGTCCGCTATGCGGCCTTGTGCCCGCAGCCCGCTCCATCTGCCAGCATACGGCGCACCGGCATCGTGCGTATTGATATTGAAGAGCTGGTCGGTAAACGCAGGCAGCCGTCCGGCGCGGCCTGA
- a CDS encoding 4Fe-4S binding protein: MSGASRLIPLPSFLALALAAAHFWRAGWASLATACVLAALLAWTRLAWVRQFLLLGLPLLAARWIWTTGQFVQIRQLMEQPWQRLAAILLSVALLTVLAALLLLGQKAQQRYCRREDTAAAQLGAMSVCLALLLPAWFMNPQLLLLERFIPQGGLVQITLAALWATLAAGWLGDRSMASQARMRLWRLFSLVFFGQLVLGLAVESRFLLTGSLHLPVPGLIAAGPVYRGGGWFMLGLFGLSTLLAGAAWCSQLCYFGIWDATAAANTKSRPAPRWLPRLRLGMLALTLLTALGLRLAGTSAAAALACGLLLGLLLVPCALLFSRARGYAAYCRGICPLGLLAQWLGRAAPWRVRRVGDCCGCMACVRACRQDAMNEAALEKGIAANTCHLCRDCIHVCPKGALALTWLGKTGSRNWAGTVFLALLAGLHAAFLFMARI; the protein is encoded by the coding sequence ATGAGCGGAGCTTCCCGTCTTATTCCATTGCCAAGTTTTCTGGCTCTTGCCCTGGCTGCGGCGCACTTCTGGCGGGCTGGCTGGGCTTCCCTGGCCACGGCCTGTGTGCTTGCCGCCCTGCTGGCCTGGACGCGCCTTGCGTGGGTGCGGCAGTTTCTGCTTCTGGGGCTGCCCCTTCTGGCTGCCCGCTGGATATGGACCACAGGCCAGTTTGTGCAGATACGGCAATTGATGGAACAACCCTGGCAGCGCCTGGCAGCCATCCTCCTGTCTGTGGCACTGCTTACGGTTCTGGCGGCCCTGCTTCTTCTGGGGCAAAAGGCGCAGCAGCGTTATTGCCGCCGCGAAGACACCGCTGCCGCGCAACTGGGAGCCATGAGCGTATGCCTGGCTCTTCTGCTGCCTGCCTGGTTTATGAATCCGCAACTCTTGCTGCTGGAACGCTTTATTCCCCAAGGGGGGCTGGTGCAGATCACGCTGGCCGCCCTGTGGGCCACACTGGCGGCGGGCTGGCTTGGCGACCGGAGCATGGCGTCACAGGCCCGCATGCGGCTCTGGCGGCTGTTTTCTCTGGTGTTTTTCGGGCAGCTTGTGCTCGGACTGGCAGTGGAAAGCCGTTTTCTGCTCACGGGCAGTCTTCACTTGCCCGTTCCCGGCCTGATCGCGGCCGGGCCTGTCTACCGGGGCGGAGGCTGGTTCATGCTGGGCCTTTTCGGCCTGTCCACCCTGCTGGCGGGCGCGGCATGGTGCAGCCAGCTCTGCTATTTCGGCATATGGGACGCCACAGCGGCGGCAAACACGAAATCCCGCCCCGCCCCGCGCTGGCTGCCGCGTCTGCGCCTGGGCATGCTTGCCCTCACCCTGTTGACGGCACTGGGCCTGCGCCTTGCGGGAACGTCTGCGGCCGCGGCTCTGGCCTGCGGCCTGCTGCTGGGGCTTCTGCTTGTCCCCTGCGCCCTGCTGTTCAGCCGCGCCCGGGGATACGCCGCCTATTGCCGGGGCATATGTCCTCTGGGGCTTCTGGCGCAATGGCTGGGCCGCGCCGCCCCCTGGCGCGTGCGCCGTGTGGGCGACTGCTGTGGCTGCATGGCCTGCGTACGGGCGTGCAGGCAGGACGCCATGAACGAAGCGGCTCTTGAAAAAGGCATTGCCGCCAACACCTGCCATTTGTGCCGCGACTGTATCCATGTCTGCCCCAAGGGCGCTCTGGCGCTGACATGGCTTGGCAAAACCGGCAGCCGGAACTGGGCCGGAACTGTTTTTCTTGCACTGCTGGCCGGGCTGCACGCGGCCTTTCTGTTCATGGCCCGCATCTGA
- a CDS encoding HPP family protein, translated as MTRLLKRIGTSPSQPRAGWSEIFWAWAGSSLSVACLALLEKVCAQEWNLPLLIGSFGASAVLAFGAPHSPLAQPRNLVGGHVLSAIVGVSSQAMLGADPVLASALAVSTAIALMHMTQTLHPPGGATALIAVIGGPGIHSMGYWYVLLPCAAGAVCMLLLALAANNLAAGKKYPTFWW; from the coding sequence ATGACACGTCTTCTGAAACGCATCGGCACAAGCCCATCCCAGCCTCGCGCCGGCTGGAGCGAAATTTTCTGGGCCTGGGCCGGAAGCAGCCTTTCAGTAGCCTGCCTGGCCCTGCTGGAAAAAGTTTGCGCCCAGGAATGGAACCTGCCCCTGCTGATCGGTTCTTTCGGGGCTTCGGCGGTTCTGGCCTTCGGCGCGCCGCACAGCCCGCTGGCCCAGCCGCGCAACCTCGTGGGCGGGCACGTGCTTTCGGCCATTGTGGGCGTAAGCAGCCAGGCCATGCTGGGGGCAGACCCGGTTCTTGCTTCGGCGCTGGCCGTTTCCACGGCCATTGCCCTCATGCACATGACACAGACCCTGCACCCGCCGGGCGGTGCCACGGCCCTTATTGCCGTTATCGGCGGGCCGGGCATACACAGCATGGGGTACTGGTACGTGCTGCTGCCTTGCGCCGCCGGGGCCGTATGCATGCTTTTGCTGGCCCTTGCAGCCAACAACCTTGCCGCCGGCAAAAAGTATCCCACATTCTGGTGGTGA
- a CDS encoding AzlC family ABC transporter permease — MSSISPASPLAEGLRRALPIVLGYTPVGFAFGVLAVKNNIPPSLAVAMAVLMFSGSGQFVFASMWGAGAGALSIMAAVFIVNLRYLLQSAAESPWLAGLPRMQRFLLGLGLTDETFAVHITAFQNGWQRSLTTLFVCNQTTQLAWVGGSAIGAFCGELVSDVKPLGLDYALTAMFLALLVPQCVSRLHILVALFTMSLSIALKSAGMSQWNIAVATVAGASLGTALLLYRDKKNARSRTPAKSDEVHS, encoded by the coding sequence ATGTCGAGCATTTCCCCCGCATCCCCCCTGGCGGAGGGGCTGCGCCGTGCACTGCCCATTGTTCTCGGGTATACCCCTGTAGGCTTTGCCTTTGGCGTGCTGGCGGTCAAAAACAACATCCCCCCCTCCCTGGCTGTGGCCATGGCGGTACTCATGTTTTCCGGTTCGGGCCAGTTTGTCTTTGCAAGCATGTGGGGAGCGGGAGCGGGCGCACTGTCCATCATGGCGGCGGTTTTTATCGTCAACCTGCGTTACCTGCTCCAGTCGGCCGCAGAATCACCCTGGCTGGCCGGCCTGCCCCGCATGCAGCGTTTCCTGCTGGGGCTGGGCCTCACGGACGAAACCTTTGCCGTTCATATCACAGCTTTTCAGAACGGCTGGCAACGCAGCCTCACCACGCTCTTTGTCTGCAACCAGACCACGCAGCTTGCCTGGGTAGGCGGCAGCGCCATCGGCGCTTTTTGCGGCGAACTGGTCAGCGACGTAAAGCCGCTCGGCCTTGATTACGCGCTTACGGCCATGTTTCTGGCCCTGCTGGTTCCGCAGTGCGTAAGCCGCCTGCATATTCTGGTGGCCCTTTTCACCATGAGCCTGTCCATTGCCCTCAAAAGCGCGGGCATGAGCCAGTGGAATATTGCTGTTGCCACTGTGGCGGGCGCAAGCCTGGGTACGGCACTGCTGCTGTACCGGGACAAAAAAAACGCGCGTTCCCGCACACCCGCGAAGTCTGATGAGGTACACTCATGA
- a CDS encoding AzlD domain-containing protein, whose product MNEPGWLDTNTGLILCILGSTLVTLLPKILPVTFLKGDNLPPLLRHWLSFVPVAVMAALVGPDVFIYEGSFNAGPSNLFLMAALPALVVAWWSKNYFLTIVVGIGLVILARYSGLY is encoded by the coding sequence ATGAACGAACCCGGCTGGCTTGATACCAACACGGGCCTCATCCTGTGCATCCTGGGCAGCACCCTGGTGACCCTGCTGCCCAAAATCCTGCCCGTTACCTTTCTCAAAGGGGACAACCTGCCCCCGCTGCTCCGGCACTGGCTTTCCTTTGTACCCGTGGCAGTCATGGCCGCACTGGTAGGGCCGGATGTTTTCATTTACGAAGGCTCGTTCAATGCCGGGCCGTCCAACCTCTTTCTCATGGCGGCCCTGCCCGCTCTTGTGGTGGCGTGGTGGAGCAAAAACTACTTTCTGACCATTGTTGTGGGCATCGGCCTGGTCATTCTGGCCCGCTATTCGGGGTTGTACTGA
- a CDS encoding DUF4911 domain-containing protein encodes MDARTPAPDTGHITPDSKESSPPHNLPTLRRRRKPAPALAAPRHSGRLLVRLAPQHTALFRFLLEAYDHTAYFTVLEPKTALLKIIFSPHLEKETRRALAEMSCSLPFELLEWPFAPRPQGRKNALR; translated from the coding sequence ATGGACGCGCGCACGCCCGCTCCGGACACCGGGCACATCACGCCGGACAGTAAAGAAAGCAGCCCCCCGCACAACCTCCCCACCCTGCGCAGGCGGCGCAAGCCGGCTCCCGCCCTGGCGGCCCCCCGGCACAGCGGCCGCCTGCTTGTGCGCCTGGCACCGCAGCACACAGCCCTTTTCCGTTTTCTGCTTGAGGCTTACGACCACACGGCCTACTTCACTGTGCTTGAACCCAAAACCGCCCTGCTTAAAATCATTTTTTCGCCGCATCTGGAAAAAGAGACGCGCCGGGCGCTTGCAGAAATGTCTTGCAGCCTACCCTTTGAGCTGCTGGAATGGCCCTTTGCCCCCCGGCCGCAGGGCCGCAAAAATGCTTTGAGATAG
- the pyrH gene encoding UMP kinase produces MSLTYKRVLLKLSGEALAGSNKTGINPDTVAEICREIGTVLAMGVEMALVIGGGNIFRGLSGSAKGMERSSADYMGMLATVLNALAVQDMLEKQGYPTRVLSAITMQEVCEPFIRRRALRHMEKGRVVICAAGTGNPYFTTDTTAVLRGMELKCDAIIKATKVDGIYDKDPTKHSDAVKFDTISYDETLARHLGVMDATAFALVRDNNVPIIVCRMFGGDIQRAVMGEPVGTIVRNC; encoded by the coding sequence ATGTCACTGACATACAAGCGAGTTCTGCTCAAACTGAGCGGCGAAGCCCTTGCGGGGTCCAACAAGACCGGTATCAATCCCGACACCGTGGCGGAAATATGCCGCGAAATCGGCACGGTGCTTGCCATGGGTGTGGAAATGGCCCTGGTAATCGGCGGCGGCAATATTTTTCGCGGGCTTTCCGGCTCGGCCAAAGGTATGGAGCGTTCATCGGCAGACTATATGGGCATGCTGGCTACGGTGCTGAACGCCCTGGCCGTACAGGATATGCTGGAAAAACAAGGCTATCCCACCCGCGTGCTTTCGGCCATCACCATGCAGGAAGTGTGCGAGCCCTTCATTCGCCGCCGCGCCCTGCGCCATATGGAAAAGGGCCGTGTGGTCATCTGTGCCGCCGGAACGGGCAATCCCTATTTCACCACCGATACCACGGCAGTGCTGCGCGGCATGGAACTCAAGTGTGATGCCATCATCAAGGCCACCAAGGTTGACGGCATCTACGACAAAGATCCCACCAAGCACAGCGATGCCGTAAAGTTTGACACCATCAGCTACGATGAAACCCTGGCCCGTCACCTGGGCGTCATGGATGCCACGGCCTTTGCCCTGGTGCGCGACAACAATGTGCCCATCATTGTCTGTCGCATGTTCGGCGGCGACATCCAGCGTGCCGTCATGGGCGAACCGGTGGGGACCATCGTGCGCAACTGCTGA
- the frr gene encoding ribosome recycling factor, which produces MDIDSILLDAEDRMEKALAALDRDFAKLRTGRATTALVDGIKADYYGTPTPISQMASIAVPDSRTLTIQPWDKGGIALIEKAILKSDLGLTPVNDGKLIRIVMPPLTEERRKELSKVARKYSEEGKVAVRNVRRDANDSLKKLEKEKTITEDEQKRATDDVQKLTDKYVAEVDKRCAAKEKEIMEI; this is translated from the coding sequence ATGGATATCGACAGCATCCTTCTTGATGCCGAAGACCGCATGGAAAAAGCCCTTGCCGCTCTTGACCGCGACTTTGCCAAACTGCGCACCGGCCGCGCCACCACCGCCCTTGTGGACGGCATAAAGGCCGACTATTACGGCACCCCCACCCCCATCAGCCAGATGGCCTCCATCGCTGTGCCCGACAGCCGCACCCTGACCATCCAGCCCTGGGACAAGGGCGGTATTGCCCTGATAGAAAAAGCTATTCTCAAGTCTGACCTCGGCCTTACGCCTGTCAATGACGGCAAGCTGATCCGCATTGTCATGCCCCCCCTCACTGAAGAACGCCGCAAAGAACTGAGCAAGGTCGCGCGTAAATACAGTGAAGAAGGCAAGGTAGCCGTGCGCAACGTGCGCCGCGACGCCAACGACAGCTTGAAAAAGCTGGAAAAAGAAAAGACCATTACCGAAGACGAACAAAAGCGCGCCACTGACGATGTGCAGAAGCTTACCGACAAATATGTGGCCGAAGTGGACAAGCGTTGCGCTGCCAAGGAAAAGGAAATTATGGAAATATAG
- the uppS gene encoding polyprenyl diphosphate synthase, whose protein sequence is MDGNGRWAQARNLPREAGHKAGAEAVRAVVTECRRLGIRHLTLYTFSSENWNRPKAEISALFSLLLEFLRRELPRLEEQGIALRVLGDLDGLPLAQRTALRHAIKRTADGPHMVLNLALNYGSRAELVRAMRSFLHDGARPEDITEESLAQRLYTAGQPDPDLLIRTSGEQRLSNYLLYQCAYSELYFTQVAWPDFDAAQLRLALEAYAARSRRFGKTQEQIDAH, encoded by the coding sequence ATGGACGGTAACGGCCGCTGGGCACAGGCCCGAAACCTGCCGCGCGAGGCAGGGCACAAGGCAGGGGCCGAGGCCGTGCGCGCCGTGGTTACAGAGTGCCGCAGGCTGGGCATACGCCACCTGACGCTCTATACGTTCTCCAGTGAAAACTGGAACCGCCCCAAGGCGGAAATAAGCGCCCTGTTCTCACTATTGCTGGAATTTCTGCGCCGGGAACTGCCGCGCCTTGAAGAACAGGGCATCGCCCTCAGGGTGCTGGGTGATCTGGACGGCCTGCCGCTGGCACAGCGCACTGCCCTGCGCCACGCCATAAAACGCACGGCCGACGGCCCGCATATGGTTTTGAACCTGGCACTCAATTATGGTTCGCGGGCAGAACTGGTGCGCGCCATGCGCTCTTTTCTGCATGACGGTGCACGGCCCGAAGATATTACTGAAGAAAGCCTGGCACAGCGCCTTTATACCGCGGGACAGCCCGATCCGGACCTGCTCATCCGTACCAGCGGCGAGCAGCGCCTGAGCAACTACCTGCTGTACCAGTGCGCTTACAGTGAGTTGTACTTTACCCAGGTGGCCTGGCCAGATTTTGACGCCGCGCAACTGCGTCTGGCCCTGGAAGCTTACGCCGCGCGGTCGCGCCGCTTTGGCAAAACACAGGAGCAAATAGATGCCCATTGA
- a CDS encoding phosphatidate cytidylyltransferase: protein MPIEPTANPIDIRRIITGVLLAAVLLLVLWLRGWPLLFVILLVSALGLWEFYSLFWGPKGRITSRVCAIGLGWGMLCLTWMNRPQDALVCLGAGFVLSAMSFLFRWDVVEEDNAFVSSGIFMAGLAYVPLLLLPATYLSTTKLIFVIAAVAISDTAAYFVGTRFGHHKLWPRVSPKKSSEGAVGSLVACVIFCAIYGELYGKTGWLSFALLGIAVNAFAQVGDLFESALKRSVNVKDSGHLLPGHGGVLDRADSLLFAMPMVAVVDQWFFFF from the coding sequence ATGCCCATTGAACCCACCGCCAATCCCATCGACATCCGCCGCATCATAACCGGCGTATTGCTGGCCGCAGTGCTGTTGCTGGTGCTCTGGCTGCGGGGCTGGCCCCTGCTGTTCGTCATTCTGCTGGTGTCGGCCCTGGGCCTGTGGGAATTCTATTCTCTTTTCTGGGGTCCCAAGGGGCGCATCACCAGCCGTGTATGCGCCATCGGCCTGGGCTGGGGCATGCTTTGCCTCACCTGGATGAACCGCCCGCAGGACGCCCTGGTGTGCCTTGGCGCGGGCTTTGTCCTGTCGGCCATGAGCTTTCTCTTTCGCTGGGACGTTGTTGAAGAGGATAATGCCTTTGTGTCCAGCGGTATCTTCATGGCCGGGCTGGCCTATGTCCCCCTGCTGCTTCTGCCTGCCACCTATCTTTCCACCACCAAACTCATCTTCGTCATCGCTGCCGTGGCTATTTCCGACACTGCCGCCTATTTTGTGGGTACCCGCTTCGGGCATCACAAGCTCTGGCCCCGCGTCAGCCCCAAGAAAAGCTCCGAAGGCGCTGTAGGCAGCCTGGTGGCCTGCGTAATCTTTTGCGCCATTTACGGCGAGCTTTACGGCAAAACAGGCTGGCTGTCCTTTGCTCTTCTGGGTATTGCGGTCAACGCCTTTGCCCAGGTGGGCGATCTTTTTGAGTCGGCCCTCAAGCGTTCGGTCAATGTAAAAGATTCCGGGCACCTCCTGCCGGGACACGGCGGCGTGCTGGACAGGGCAGACAGCCTGCTCTTTGCCATGCCTATGGTGGCAGTTGTGGACCAGTGGTTCTTTTTCTTTTAG